One window of Cellulomonas shaoxiangyii genomic DNA carries:
- a CDS encoding holo-ACP synthase — translation MIVGVGIDVVDVARFVATIERVPGLRTRLFTPDERDLPPASLAARFAAKEALAKALGAPPGMRWQDATVRRVAGAQPVVEISGTVRARADELGVDRFHLSISHDAGIASAVVVAERDA, via the coding sequence GTGATCGTCGGCGTCGGCATCGACGTCGTCGACGTCGCGCGGTTCGTCGCGACGATCGAGCGTGTGCCCGGGCTCCGCACGCGCCTGTTCACGCCCGACGAGCGGGACCTGCCGCCCGCCTCGCTGGCCGCGCGGTTCGCGGCCAAGGAGGCGCTCGCGAAGGCGCTCGGCGCCCCGCCCGGCATGCGCTGGCAGGACGCGACCGTGCGGCGGGTCGCCGGCGCGCAGCCGGTGGTGGAGATCAGCGGCACGGTCCGCGCCCGCGCGGACGAGCTCGGCGTCGACCGCTTCCACCTGTCGATCTCCCACGACGCCGGCATCGCGTCGGCCGTCGTCGTCGCCGAGCGCGACGCCTGA
- a CDS encoding LLM class F420-dependent oxidoreductase, giving the protein MRFGLFIPQGWRQDLTGIDPQQHWPVMRGLAQWADAGDAYESIWVYDHFHAVPEPNGEATHEAWTLVTAFGAVTDRVRLGQMCTCMGYRNPAYLAKVAATADHVSGGRVEMGIGAGWYEHEWRAYGYGFPTAGERIGMLDEGVQIFRQLWTDGVATLDGTHYQVDGAQLAPLPLQAGGPPLWIAGGGEKKTLRIAAQHAQYTNFDGSPEGFAHKSQVLRGHCEAIGRPFEEITRSANYNVVIGRTQAEVDDRLAWIAEHYAATVPAKVDGVAEEFRNGPLVGTPEQIVEKLRELEKLGMTYAITYFAEAAYDRSGIELFVDEVVPQLR; this is encoded by the coding sequence ATGCGCTTCGGACTCTTCATCCCCCAGGGCTGGCGGCAGGACCTCACCGGCATCGACCCCCAGCAGCACTGGCCCGTCATGCGTGGGCTCGCGCAGTGGGCCGACGCCGGCGACGCCTACGAGTCGATCTGGGTCTACGACCACTTCCACGCGGTGCCCGAGCCGAACGGCGAGGCGACGCACGAGGCGTGGACGCTCGTCACCGCGTTCGGCGCCGTGACCGACCGCGTGCGGCTCGGCCAGATGTGCACGTGCATGGGCTACCGCAACCCCGCCTACCTGGCCAAGGTGGCCGCGACGGCGGACCACGTGTCCGGCGGCCGCGTCGAGATGGGCATCGGGGCCGGCTGGTACGAGCACGAGTGGCGGGCCTACGGGTACGGCTTCCCGACCGCCGGCGAGCGCATCGGCATGCTCGACGAGGGCGTGCAGATCTTCCGCCAGCTGTGGACCGACGGTGTCGCCACGCTCGACGGCACGCACTACCAGGTCGACGGCGCCCAGCTCGCGCCGCTGCCCCTGCAGGCGGGCGGCCCGCCGCTGTGGATCGCCGGCGGCGGCGAGAAGAAGACGCTGCGCATCGCGGCCCAGCACGCGCAGTACACGAACTTCGACGGCTCGCCCGAGGGCTTCGCGCACAAGTCGCAGGTGCTGCGCGGGCACTGCGAGGCGATCGGCCGCCCGTTCGAGGAGATCACGCGCTCGGCCAACTACAACGTCGTGATCGGCCGCACGCAGGCCGAGGTCGACGACCGCCTCGCGTGGATCGCGGAGCACTACGCCGCGACGGTGCCGGCCAAGGTGGACGGCGTCGCCGAGGAGTTCCGCAACGGGCCGCTCGTCGGCACGCCGGAGCAGATCGTCGAGAAGCTGCGCGAGCTCGAGAAGCTCGGCATGACGTACGCCATCACGTACTTCGCCGAGGCGGCGTACGACCGCTCCGGCATCGAGCTGTTCGTCGACGAGGTCGTGCCGCAGCTGCGCTGA
- a CDS encoding bifunctional ADP-dependent NAD(P)H-hydrate dehydratase/NAD(P)H-hydrate epimerase produces MLLSFDPDDVRAAERPLLAAGVPLMDRAAFALAVHAGHVLRAVRGRVGGAHVVLLVGAGNNGGDALHAGARLARRGARVTALLAAPQVHAGGLAALTAAHGRTLRVGADGPDGDAPAGDGRAADASGGGRGGAVADLLASADVVLDGLLGIGARGGGVRGAGGELVDALARVRAAGGGPVVVAVDVPSGIGVADGTAAGAVVRADLTVTFGAAKPGLLLPPAAEAAGAVETVDIGLTLPARPAVARLETGDAADLWPVPGGSAQKYSRGVLGVVAGSGAYPGAAVLSVSGALGAGVGMVRYVGGAGPQVLAAHPEVVVGEGRVQAWVLGSGVAPDDETQRDRVRAALAHAVDHGEPAVADAGALDLLPERVPAHVVLTPHAGELATLLRARGDDVARADVEAAPLAHARRAHDLTGATVLLKGAVTVVVGPHGAVYAQGDAPAWLATAGAGDVLGGVLGAVLAGRSADAVADPTLPAALAALAALVHGRAAHAANPGGPVAASAVAAAVPGVVRALVGA; encoded by the coding sequence GTGCTGCTCTCCTTCGACCCCGACGACGTCCGCGCCGCTGAGCGGCCGCTGCTCGCGGCCGGGGTGCCGCTCATGGACCGCGCGGCGTTCGCCCTGGCGGTGCACGCCGGCCACGTGCTGCGCGCCGTGCGCGGCCGGGTCGGCGGGGCGCACGTCGTGCTGCTCGTGGGTGCCGGCAACAACGGGGGCGACGCCCTGCACGCGGGCGCGCGCCTGGCGCGGCGCGGCGCGCGCGTGACGGCGCTGCTCGCCGCGCCGCAGGTGCACGCGGGCGGGCTCGCCGCGCTCACGGCCGCGCACGGGCGCACCCTCCGGGTCGGTGCGGACGGGCCGGACGGGGACGCACCGGCGGGCGACGGGCGGGCGGCGGACGCGTCGGGTGGTGGGCGCGGCGGCGCGGTGGCGGACCTGCTCGCCTCGGCCGACGTGGTCCTCGACGGGCTGCTCGGCATCGGGGCGCGCGGCGGGGGCGTGCGCGGGGCGGGCGGTGAGCTCGTCGACGCGCTGGCGCGGGTGCGCGCCGCGGGCGGGGGACCCGTGGTGGTCGCCGTGGACGTCCCGTCGGGGATCGGGGTCGCGGACGGGACCGCCGCCGGGGCCGTGGTGCGCGCCGACCTCACGGTGACCTTCGGTGCGGCCAAGCCGGGGCTCCTCCTGCCGCCCGCGGCGGAGGCGGCCGGTGCGGTCGAGACGGTGGACATCGGCCTCACGCTGCCCGCGCGCCCGGCGGTGGCCCGGCTGGAGACCGGCGACGCCGCGGACCTGTGGCCCGTGCCCGGCGGCAGCGCCCAGAAGTACTCCCGCGGCGTGCTCGGCGTCGTGGCCGGCTCCGGGGCGTACCCGGGCGCGGCCGTGCTGTCGGTCTCCGGCGCGCTGGGTGCCGGCGTCGGCATGGTGCGGTACGTCGGCGGCGCCGGACCGCAGGTGCTGGCCGCCCACCCGGAGGTCGTCGTCGGCGAGGGGCGCGTGCAGGCGTGGGTGCTCGGGTCGGGGGTCGCACCGGACGACGAGACGCAGCGGGACCGCGTGCGCGCCGCCCTGGCCCACGCCGTCGACCACGGCGAGCCGGCGGTCGCGGACGCCGGCGCACTCGACCTGCTGCCGGAGCGCGTGCCGGCGCACGTGGTGCTCACGCCGCACGCGGGCGAGCTCGCGACCCTGCTCCGCGCGCGCGGCGACGACGTCGCGCGGGCCGACGTCGAGGCGGCGCCGCTCGCGCACGCGCGCCGCGCGCACGACCTGACGGGCGCGACCGTGCTGCTCAAGGGCGCCGTGACGGTCGTCGTGGGCCCGCACGGCGCCGTCTACGCGCAGGGGGACGCCCCCGCGTGGCTCGCGACCGCCGGTGCCGGTGACGTGCTCGGCGGCGTCCTGGGCGCCGTGCTCGCCGGCCGTTCCGCCGACGCGGTGGCGGACCCGACGCTGCCCGCGGCGCTCGCCGCGCTGGCCGCGCTCGTGCACGGGCGGGCCGCGCACGCCGCCAACCCCGGCGGCCCCGTCGCCGCGTCTGCGGTCGCGGCCGCCGTGCCGGGCGTCGTGCGGGCGCTGGTGGGCGCGTGA
- a CDS encoding nucleoside/nucleotide kinase family protein, which translates to MHPALAARVDALLARGGRRLLGLAGPPGAGKSTLAAQVAAAYAGRCVVVPMDGFHLAQSTLERLGRADRKGAPDTFDADGWVALLRRLRTPEAGRTVWAPEYRRELRHGVTGAIEVPAEVPLVVVEGNYLLLDAHGFGPVAALLDESWFLAPDDAVRLARLAARHERFGKSPDAARAWSTGPDEANARLVAAGAARADLVVAPDLLG; encoded by the coding sequence CTGCACCCGGCGCTCGCCGCGCGCGTCGACGCGCTGCTGGCCCGCGGCGGCCGGCGCCTGCTCGGGCTCGCCGGCCCACCGGGAGCGGGCAAGTCGACGCTCGCGGCGCAGGTCGCGGCCGCGTACGCCGGCCGGTGCGTCGTCGTGCCGATGGACGGCTTCCACCTCGCGCAGAGCACGCTCGAACGACTCGGCCGCGCCGACCGCAAGGGGGCGCCCGACACGTTCGACGCGGACGGCTGGGTAGCGCTGCTGCGGCGCCTGCGCACGCCCGAGGCGGGGCGCACGGTCTGGGCGCCCGAGTACCGGCGCGAGCTGCGGCACGGCGTCACGGGCGCGATCGAGGTGCCGGCCGAGGTCCCGCTGGTCGTGGTCGAGGGCAACTACCTCCTGCTCGACGCGCACGGCTTCGGCCCCGTCGCCGCGCTGCTGGACGAGTCGTGGTTCCTCGCGCCGGACGACGCCGTGCGCCTCGCCCGCCTCGCCGCGCGGCACGAGCGGTTCGGCAAGTCGCCCGACGCCGCCCGGGCGTGGTCCACCGGCCCCGACGAGGCCAACGCGCGGCTCGTCGCCGCCGGTGCCGCGCGGGCCGACCTCGTGGTCGCGCCGGACCTGCTGGGGTGA
- the alr gene encoding alanine racemase, which produces MNDFPARAVVDLGAVRRNIRSLAAHAPTAQVMAVVKADAYGHGLVPSALAAVQGGATWLGTAQVGEALHLRRAGVTGVRVLAWLYAPGAPLREAVEADVDLSVAAPWALDEVAAGARAAGRTARVHLKVDTGLSRNGLVPGQLSGVLAAARALEAEGVVDVVGVWSHLAFADDPGHPTVRAQAAAFAQAVAAVERAGVCLEVRHLANAAATLTAPALHWDLVRPGISVYGLSPVPQVAGPESFGLVPAMTFEAELATVKPVPAGSGVSYGHQYVVPHDTVLGVVPVGYADGVPRHASGTQDRPGGPLQVGGRRLGVAGRVCMDQVVVDLGPGAREVPGDRVVLFGPGTHGEPTAQDWADAAGTISYEIVTRVGGRVPRSYVDGERDGERDGEPPATATTHAHTTGAGA; this is translated from the coding sequence GTGAACGACTTCCCGGCGCGCGCGGTCGTCGACCTCGGCGCGGTACGGCGCAACATCCGCTCCCTCGCAGCCCACGCACCGACGGCGCAGGTCATGGCCGTCGTCAAGGCCGACGCGTACGGGCACGGCCTCGTGCCCAGCGCGCTCGCGGCCGTGCAGGGCGGGGCCACGTGGCTCGGCACGGCACAGGTGGGCGAGGCCCTGCACCTGCGCCGCGCCGGCGTCACGGGCGTGCGCGTCCTCGCGTGGCTGTACGCCCCGGGGGCGCCGCTGCGCGAGGCCGTGGAGGCGGACGTCGACCTGTCGGTCGCGGCGCCGTGGGCGCTCGACGAGGTCGCCGCCGGCGCGCGGGCCGCGGGCCGCACCGCCCGCGTGCACCTGAAGGTCGACACGGGCCTGAGCCGCAACGGGCTGGTCCCGGGGCAGCTGTCCGGGGTGCTCGCCGCGGCGCGTGCGCTCGAGGCCGAGGGCGTCGTCGACGTCGTCGGCGTGTGGTCGCACCTGGCCTTCGCGGACGACCCGGGGCACCCGACGGTGCGCGCGCAGGCCGCCGCCTTCGCGCAGGCCGTCGCGGCCGTCGAGCGCGCCGGCGTGTGCCTCGAGGTGCGGCACCTCGCGAACGCGGCCGCGACGCTCACGGCGCCGGCGCTGCACTGGGACCTCGTGCGGCCCGGGATCAGCGTGTACGGGCTCTCGCCCGTGCCGCAGGTCGCCGGCCCCGAGTCCTTCGGGCTCGTGCCGGCCATGACGTTCGAGGCGGAGCTGGCGACGGTCAAGCCCGTGCCCGCGGGGTCGGGCGTGTCGTACGGGCACCAGTACGTCGTGCCGCACGACACCGTGCTCGGCGTCGTGCCCGTCGGCTACGCCGACGGGGTGCCCCGGCACGCGTCCGGCACGCAGGACCGGCCCGGCGGGCCGCTCCAGGTCGGGGGCCGCCGGCTCGGCGTCGCCGGGCGGGTGTGCATGGACCAGGTCGTCGTCGACCTCGGGCCCGGTGCCCGCGAGGTCCCGGGCGACCGTGTCGTGCTGTTCGGCCCGGGCACCCACGGCGAGCCGACGGCCCAGGACTGGGCCGACGCTGCCGGGACCATCTCGTACGAGATCGTCACGCGCGTCGGCGGGCGGGTGCCGCGCTCGTACGTCGACGGCGAGCGGGACGGGGAGCGGGACGGCGAGCCGCCGGCGACCGCGACGACGCACGCGCACACCACGGGGGCCGGCGCGTGA
- the tsaE gene encoding tRNA (adenosine(37)-N6)-threonylcarbamoyltransferase complex ATPase subunit type 1 TsaE: MSAPDHVVRLPDADATRAWGRALAGLLRAGDLVVLSGDLGAGKTTLTQGLGAGLHVRGQVASPTFVIAREHPPLARPDGTRGPALVHVDAYRLGSFDEVEALDLDASLEEAVTVVEWGEGWVEPLAEDRLEVRLERPHGGLGADDDVQDAAAGERVLTVHAVGERWRGVALPGAPATTEEDA; encoded by the coding sequence GTGAGCGCACCCGACCACGTCGTCCGCCTGCCCGACGCCGACGCCACCCGCGCCTGGGGGCGCGCGCTCGCGGGCCTGCTGCGCGCGGGCGACCTCGTCGTGCTGTCCGGCGACCTCGGCGCGGGCAAGACCACGCTGACCCAGGGCCTCGGTGCCGGGCTGCACGTGCGCGGCCAGGTCGCGTCGCCCACGTTCGTCATCGCGCGCGAGCACCCGCCGCTGGCGCGGCCCGACGGCACGCGCGGGCCCGCGCTGGTGCACGTGGACGCGTACCGGCTGGGGTCGTTCGACGAGGTCGAGGCGCTCGACCTGGACGCGAGCCTCGAGGAGGCCGTGACCGTGGTCGAGTGGGGCGAGGGCTGGGTCGAGCCGCTCGCCGAGGACCGGCTCGAGGTGCGCCTGGAGCGGCCGCACGGCGGGCTCGGCGCGGACGACGACGTGCAGGACGCGGCGGCGGGTGAGCGGGTGCTCACGGTGCACGCCGTGGGGGAGCGGTGGCGGGGCGTCGCGCTGCCCGGCGCACCGGCGACGACGGAGGAGGACGCGTGA
- the tsaB gene encoding tRNA (adenosine(37)-N6)-threonylcarbamoyltransferase complex dimerization subunit type 1 TsaB, whose translation MTWLGIDTSDDVAVGLVRANGAGAELADDTPRRHVEQLAPLVHELLTREGVATGDLEAVVVGTGPAPFTGLRVGLVTARVLGLALGVPVLGVPSLDALAAAAADHVEEGETLLVVTDARRREVYWARYEVRDGVAVPVAGPDVAAPADVPRAPADVVLGAGRDLYPDVLGAADPRLASAPGLRSPSPIHLVRLAQQRSAAGQDLPSEPLYLRRPDAQPPTARKRVLA comes from the coding sequence GTGACCTGGTTGGGCATCGACACGTCGGACGACGTCGCCGTCGGCCTCGTCCGCGCGAACGGGGCGGGCGCCGAGCTCGCCGACGACACCCCGCGCCGGCACGTGGAGCAGCTCGCGCCGCTCGTGCACGAGCTGCTGACGCGCGAGGGCGTGGCCACGGGCGACCTCGAGGCCGTCGTCGTGGGGACCGGCCCGGCCCCCTTCACGGGCCTGCGCGTCGGGCTGGTGACGGCGCGCGTCCTCGGGCTGGCGCTGGGGGTGCCCGTGCTCGGCGTGCCGAGCCTCGACGCCCTCGCCGCCGCCGCGGCCGACCACGTCGAGGAGGGGGAGACGCTGCTCGTCGTCACCGACGCCCGCCGTCGCGAGGTGTACTGGGCGCGCTACGAGGTGCGCGACGGTGTCGCCGTGCCCGTCGCCGGTCCGGACGTGGCGGCCCCGGCCGACGTGCCGCGCGCGCCCGCCGACGTCGTGCTCGGCGCGGGCCGCGACCTGTACCCCGACGTGCTCGGCGCGGCCGACCCGCGGCTGGCGTCGGCGCCCGGCCTCCGCTCGCCGAGCCCGATCCACCTCGTGCGCCTGGCGCAGCAGCGGTCCGCCGCCGGGCAGGACCTGCCGAGCGAGCCCCTGTACCTGCGCCGTCCCGACGCGCAGCCGCCGACGGCGCGCAAGCGGGTGCTGGCGTGA
- the rimI gene encoding ribosomal protein S18-alanine N-acetyltransferase produces MSEAAPGTTAGTPADGGVTVRPLTADDLPDLARMEVELFGAAAWSPQSLREEITGPGRTYVGAVLPDGRLVGYAGTWFDGYDVQVMTVGTDAAHQGRGIARRMLVHLLDAARTAGAAAALLEVRVDNDPAIHLYESLGFTRLGRRRGYYQPENADAWTMRRDLRAR; encoded by the coding sequence GTGAGCGAGGCCGCACCGGGCACGACCGCGGGCACGCCCGCGGACGGCGGCGTCACGGTGCGGCCGCTCACGGCCGACGACCTCCCCGACCTCGCCCGCATGGAGGTCGAGCTGTTCGGCGCGGCCGCGTGGTCGCCGCAGTCGCTGCGGGAGGAGATCACGGGGCCCGGGCGCACCTACGTCGGCGCGGTGCTGCCCGACGGCCGGCTCGTGGGGTACGCGGGCACCTGGTTCGACGGGTACGACGTGCAGGTGATGACGGTCGGCACGGACGCCGCCCACCAGGGCCGCGGCATCGCCCGCCGGATGCTCGTCCACCTGCTCGACGCCGCGCGCACCGCGGGCGCCGCGGCGGCCCTGCTGGAGGTCCGCGTCGACAACGACCCGGCGATCCACCTGTACGAGAGCCTGGGCTTCACGCGGCTCGGCCGCCGGCGCGGCTACTACCAGCCGGAGAACGCCGACGCCTGGACCATGCGGCGGGACCTGCGCGCGCGCTGA
- a CDS encoding sulfurtransferase: MTEAPTPAPGRVPADRAELRRGVLVDADELAALLAGDAPPALLDVRWALGRTDGREQHHAGHVPGAVYVDLDTELAAPASAAAGRHPLPALADLERAARRWGLRQGQAVVVYDAGGGTSAARAWWLLRWAGVRDVRLLDGGLAAWAGAGHALEAGEVVPQRGDVVLVADRLPTVDADGAAALAADGVLLDARAVERYAGESEPVDPRAGHVPGAVSAPTTGNLGADGRFLPADALAARFAALGVPPADAGRRVGVYCGSGVTAAHEVAALATLGVDAALYPGSWSQWSHDADRPVAVGR, encoded by the coding sequence ATGACCGAGGCCCCGACCCCCGCGCCCGGGCGTGTGCCCGCCGACCGCGCCGAGCTGCGCCGCGGCGTGCTCGTCGACGCCGACGAGCTCGCTGCCCTGCTCGCCGGCGACGCCCCACCCGCCCTGCTCGACGTCCGCTGGGCGCTGGGCCGCACCGACGGGCGCGAGCAGCACCACGCGGGACACGTGCCGGGCGCGGTCTACGTCGACCTCGACACCGAGCTGGCGGCGCCGGCGAGCGCGGCCGCGGGGCGGCACCCGCTGCCCGCGCTCGCGGACCTGGAGCGGGCCGCCCGGCGGTGGGGGCTGCGCCAGGGGCAGGCCGTGGTCGTGTACGACGCGGGCGGCGGGACGTCCGCGGCGCGCGCCTGGTGGCTGCTGCGCTGGGCCGGGGTGCGCGACGTGCGGCTGCTCGACGGCGGCCTCGCCGCGTGGGCGGGCGCCGGGCACGCCCTCGAGGCGGGGGAGGTCGTGCCGCAGCGCGGCGACGTCGTGCTCGTGGCGGACCGGCTGCCGACCGTCGACGCCGACGGTGCCGCCGCGCTCGCCGCCGACGGCGTGCTGCTCGACGCGCGCGCGGTCGAGCGGTACGCCGGGGAGAGCGAGCCCGTCGACCCGCGGGCCGGGCACGTGCCCGGCGCGGTGAGCGCGCCGACGACCGGCAACCTCGGTGCCGACGGGCGCTTCCTGCCGGCCGACGCCCTCGCGGCGCGGTTCGCGGCGCTCGGCGTCCCGCCCGCGGACGCGGGCCGGCGGGTCGGCGTCTACTGCGGCTCGGGCGTCACGGCCGCGCACGAGGTCGCCGCGCTCGCGACGCTGGGCGTCGACGCGGCGCTGTACCCCGGCTCCTGGTCGCAGTGGTCCCACGACGCGGACCGGCCGGTGGCCGTCGGGCGCTGA
- a CDS encoding malonic semialdehyde reductase encodes MTSTDLADDLAALAPDLRGIDAQVADRLFRDARTVGRFLDRDVPDALVREVHDVVRWGPTALNTVPLRLLLVRSPQGRARLATHMSEGNRERVLAAPLTVVVAADADFHQHMSRLTPHAAHLADVFAADPQGRERAARDNTWLQAGYLVVGLRAAGLGVGPMGGFDPAGIDDDLLAGTGWRSLLVLNVGWPDGPGTHHARAPRLEWDEVARTV; translated from the coding sequence ATGACCAGCACCGACCTCGCCGACGACCTCGCCGCGCTCGCACCCGACCTCCGGGGAATCGACGCGCAGGTGGCCGACCGCCTGTTCCGCGACGCCCGCACCGTGGGACGGTTCCTCGACCGCGACGTCCCCGACGCGCTCGTGCGCGAGGTCCACGACGTCGTCCGCTGGGGGCCGACCGCCCTCAACACCGTCCCGCTGCGCCTCCTGCTCGTCCGCAGCCCGCAGGGGCGAGCCCGCCTGGCCACGCACATGTCCGAGGGCAACCGCGAGCGCGTGCTCGCCGCCCCGCTGACGGTCGTCGTCGCCGCGGACGCCGACTTCCACCAGCACATGAGCCGGCTCACGCCGCACGCCGCCCACCTGGCCGACGTCTTCGCGGCCGACCCGCAGGGCCGTGAGCGCGCAGCGCGCGACAACACGTGGCTGCAGGCCGGCTACCTCGTCGTGGGCCTGCGGGCGGCCGGGCTCGGCGTCGGTCCGATGGGCGGCTTCGACCCGGCCGGCATCGACGACGACCTGCTCGCCGGGACCGGCTGGCGCAGCCTCCTGGTGCTCAACGTGGGCTGGCCCGACGGCCCGGGCACGCACCACGCCCGCGCCCCGCGGCTCGAGTGGGACGAGGTCGCGCGCACCGTCTGA
- the tsaD gene encoding tRNA (adenosine(37)-N6)-threonylcarbamoyltransferase complex transferase subunit TsaD — protein MSEPLVLGIETSCDETGVALVRGYDLLVDAVASSVDEHARFGGIIPEIASRAHLEAMVPTIERALSTAGVTLADVDAVAVTAGPGLVGPLTIGAAAAKALAVGLGTPLYGVNHVIGHAVVDELVDGPFPERVLALVVSGGHSSLLRIDDTVQVTELGSTLDDAAGEAFDKVGRLLGLPYPGGPHIDRLAREGDPEAIRFPRGLTAPKDQAKHATDFSFSGLKTAVARWVEARQDAGEPVPLPDVAASFAAAVADVLTAKTIAACRREGVDTLVVGGGFSANSQLRDMAAQRCAEAGITLRIPPIRYCTDNGAMIAALGAAVVRRGLPPSPLDLPVDSTMPLTQVLV, from the coding sequence GTGAGCGAGCCCCTCGTCCTCGGGATCGAGACGTCCTGCGACGAGACCGGCGTCGCCCTGGTCCGTGGCTACGACCTGCTGGTCGACGCCGTCGCCAGCTCGGTCGACGAGCACGCGCGGTTCGGCGGGATCATCCCCGAGATCGCCTCGCGCGCCCACCTCGAGGCCATGGTCCCGACCATCGAGCGCGCGCTGTCCACCGCGGGCGTGACGCTCGCCGACGTGGACGCGGTCGCCGTCACCGCCGGCCCCGGGCTGGTCGGCCCGCTGACCATCGGCGCGGCCGCGGCCAAGGCGCTCGCCGTGGGCCTCGGCACGCCCCTGTACGGCGTCAACCACGTCATCGGGCACGCGGTCGTCGACGAGCTCGTCGACGGGCCGTTCCCCGAGCGCGTCCTCGCCCTCGTCGTGTCCGGCGGCCACTCGTCGCTGCTGCGCATCGACGACACGGTGCAGGTCACCGAGCTCGGCTCGACGCTCGACGACGCGGCGGGGGAGGCGTTCGACAAGGTGGGCCGCTTGCTCGGGCTGCCGTACCCGGGTGGCCCGCACATCGACCGCCTCGCGCGCGAGGGGGACCCGGAGGCGATCCGCTTCCCGCGCGGCCTGACCGCGCCCAAGGACCAGGCGAAGCACGCGACCGACTTCTCGTTCTCCGGCCTCAAGACCGCCGTCGCACGCTGGGTCGAGGCCCGGCAGGACGCCGGCGAGCCCGTGCCGCTGCCCGACGTCGCCGCGTCGTTCGCCGCCGCCGTCGCCGACGTGCTGACCGCCAAGACGATCGCCGCCTGCCGGCGCGAGGGCGTCGACACGCTCGTGGTCGGGGGCGGGTTCTCCGCCAACTCCCAGCTGCGGGACATGGCCGCGCAGCGCTGCGCGGAGGCCGGCATCACGCTGCGCATCCCGCCGATCCGCTACTGCACCGACAACGGTGCGATGATCGCGGCGCTCGGGGCGGCCGTCGTCCGCCGCGGCCTGCCGCCGTCGCCGCTGGACCTGCCGGTCGACTCCACGATGCCCCTCACGCAGGTCCTCGTCTGA
- a CDS encoding glutamate--cysteine ligase translates to MAAPVPLPFARSERSTVGIEWEVALVDVDSGDLRQAAQAIFEAVRPADGTDHPHITSELLMNTVEVSSGKCRTVGEAGADLRRALDEVSAAAEPLRIEVMGGGTHPFANWATQRVTDKERYATLIDRTQWWGRQMLIYGVHVHVGIEDRAKVLPLQRAMLTVLPHIQSLSASSPFWAGKDTGYASNRALLFQQLPTAGLPPQLGAWSELEQYVGDMMHVGVIDQVDEVRWDVRPSPRFGTLEMRIADGATNLLEVTAISALTHCFVEHFSSLLDAGHELPAMPPWFVQENKWRSARYGMDAIVITDGAGEEELVTDSVGSWLTTLAPVAERLGCAEELEQVRVILRRGASYQRQRAVARRHAGELEPVVRSLLAEMRAGRPV, encoded by the coding sequence ATGGCCGCCCCCGTCCCCCTGCCCTTCGCCCGCTCCGAGCGCTCGACCGTCGGGATCGAGTGGGAGGTCGCGCTCGTCGACGTCGACTCGGGCGACCTGCGGCAGGCCGCGCAGGCGATCTTCGAGGCCGTGCGGCCGGCCGACGGCACCGACCACCCGCACATCACGTCCGAGCTGCTGATGAACACGGTGGAGGTCTCGTCCGGCAAGTGCCGCACCGTCGGCGAGGCCGGTGCGGACCTGCGGCGCGCTCTCGACGAGGTGAGCGCGGCCGCCGAGCCGCTGCGCATCGAGGTCATGGGCGGCGGGACGCACCCGTTCGCCAACTGGGCCACGCAGCGCGTCACCGACAAGGAGCGGTACGCGACGCTCATCGACCGCACGCAGTGGTGGGGCCGGCAGATGCTCATCTACGGCGTGCACGTGCACGTGGGCATCGAGGACCGCGCCAAGGTCCTGCCGCTGCAGCGGGCGATGCTCACGGTCCTCCCGCACATCCAGTCGCTGTCCGCGTCGTCGCCGTTCTGGGCCGGCAAGGACACCGGGTACGCGTCGAACCGCGCCCTGCTCTTCCAGCAGCTGCCGACGGCGGGCCTGCCGCCGCAGCTGGGTGCGTGGTCCGAGCTCGAGCAGTACGTCGGCGACATGATGCACGTGGGCGTGATCGACCAGGTCGACGAGGTGCGCTGGGACGTGCGGCCGTCGCCGCGGTTCGGGACGCTCGAGATGCGCATCGCGGACGGCGCCACGAACCTCCTCGAGGTCACGGCGATCTCGGCGCTGACGCACTGCTTCGTCGAGCACTTCTCGTCCCTGCTCGACGCGGGCCACGAGCTGCCGGCGATGCCGCCCTGGTTCGTGCAGGAGAACAAGTGGCGCTCGGCGCGCTACGGCATGGACGCGATCGTCATCACCGACGGCGCCGGCGAGGAGGAGCTGGTCACGGACTCGGTCGGCTCCTGGCTCACGACGCTCGCCCCCGTCGCCGAGCGCCTCGGCTGCGCCGAGGAGCTCGAGCAGGTCCGGGTGATCCTGCGCCGCGGCGCCTCCTACCAGCGCCAGCGCGCGGTCGCCCGCCGGCACGCGGGCGAGCTCGAGCCGGTGGTGCGCTCGCTGCTGGCGGAGATGCGCGCCGGCCGCCCGGTCTGA